The Stappia sp. genome window below encodes:
- a CDS encoding helix-turn-helix domain-containing protein — MSLCLDIWEHTVVAPGRDLVLPDGCRDLILVHTPGAAPRAFVSDLHDAPVQATGFAPGTRLTGHRLAPGTRIDTARLLAEIARAAGDPAAPLPLIAAYCRRDAGIVEAFAAIEAATATTATELARRLALTPRTLQRLFAANGLPAPGFWLRLARARRAALRLRGDAPLAEIAADAGYADQAHMTRAFRQWFAATPAQLRCDPYRLLLLAQSGLAVPATGEQISTR, encoded by the coding sequence TCTGGTCCTGCCCGACGGGTGCCGCGACCTGATCCTGGTCCACACGCCGGGGGCAGCCCCCCGCGCCTTCGTCAGCGACCTTCATGACGCGCCGGTGCAGGCCACGGGCTTTGCGCCCGGCACCCGGCTGACCGGCCACCGTCTCGCGCCCGGCACGCGGATCGATACGGCCCGTCTGCTGGCGGAGATCGCGCGCGCCGCCGGGGACCCGGCCGCCCCGCTGCCACTGATCGCGGCGTATTGCCGGCGCGACGCGGGCATCGTCGAGGCCTTCGCCGCGATCGAGGCGGCGACCGCGACGACCGCCACGGAGCTTGCGCGCCGGCTCGCGCTCACGCCGCGCACCCTGCAGCGGCTCTTCGCGGCGAACGGCCTGCCCGCGCCCGGTTTCTGGCTGCGCCTTGCCCGGGCGCGGCGCGCGGCGCTGCGCCTGCGCGGCGACGCCCCGCTTGCGGAGATCGCCGCCGACGCCGGCTATGCGGATCAGGCCCATATGACACGCGCCTTCCGCCAGTGGTTCGCCGCAACGCCGGCGCAGCTTCGATGCGATCCCTACCGCCTCTTGCTGCTGGCTCAGTCCGGGCTCGCGGTTCCCGCGACGGGGGAACAGATCTCGACCAGATAG
- a CDS encoding acyloxyacyl hydrolase, with the protein MAVATAGIGPAQAADPAESRVSAAHALFLSEVRGGVLYHDTMNRESGLDINVEVLSRFAALEGTLPLLGTRMMLRPHLGANINTGGNTSMAYFGYSLTLDLTSRLFVEGSLGGMVHDGSTRAGTPNALSLGCNLMFREAAAIGVRISEQLNLSAMIEHSSNAGGCSANNGLTNVGLRFGYLF; encoded by the coding sequence ATGGCCGTTGCAACAGCCGGCATCGGGCCGGCGCAGGCCGCCGATCCGGCCGAAAGCCGGGTTTCGGCGGCGCATGCGCTGTTTCTCAGCGAGGTGCGCGGCGGGGTTCTGTATCACGACACGATGAACCGGGAGAGCGGCCTCGATATCAATGTCGAGGTTCTGAGCCGGTTCGCCGCGCTGGAGGGAACCCTCCCGCTGCTCGGAACCCGGATGATGCTGCGCCCGCATCTCGGCGCCAACATCAACACGGGCGGCAACACGAGCATGGCCTATTTCGGCTACAGCCTGACGCTCGATCTCACCTCCCGGCTGTTCGTGGAAGGCAGCCTGGGCGGCATGGTGCACGACGGGAGCACGCGGGCCGGCACCCCGAACGCCCTGTCGCTTGGCTGCAACCTGATGTTCCGCGAAGCCGCCGCCATCGGCGTGCGGATCAGCGAACAGCTCAACCTGTCGGCGATGATCGAGCATTCCTCCAATGCCGGCGGCTGCAGCGCCAACAACGGCCTCACGAACGTCGGCCTGCGTTTCGGCTATCTGTTCTGA
- a CDS encoding VOC family protein yields the protein MKFRYTILYVEDVARTLAFYERAFGLETGFLHESGDYGELVTGRTKLAFSSRALMTQLGKAPARADPQAPVFEIALETDDVAGTLARARAAGAGLVQDVRAEAWGQTTAYVSDPDGYLVEICSPVAGTASPD from the coding sequence ATGAAGTTTCGATACACGATCCTCTATGTGGAGGATGTCGCCCGCACGCTTGCCTTCTATGAGCGCGCCTTCGGTCTCGAGACCGGTTTTCTGCATGAGAGCGGGGACTACGGCGAACTGGTGACGGGCCGGACGAAGCTTGCCTTTTCCTCGCGCGCCCTGATGACGCAACTGGGCAAGGCGCCGGCGCGGGCCGACCCGCAAGCCCCGGTCTTCGAGATCGCGCTGGAGACCGACGATGTCGCCGGAACGCTTGCCCGGGCGCGCGCGGCCGGGGCCGGGCTGGTGCAGGACGTGCGCGCGGAAGCCTGGGGGCAGACGACGGCCTATGTGTCCGACCCCGACGGCTATCTGGTCGAGATCTGTTCCCCCGTCGCGGGAACCGCGAGCCCGGACTGA
- a CDS encoding argininosuccinate synthase — MAKNDIKKVVLAYSGGLDTSIILKWLQTEYGCEVVTFTADLGQGEELEPARRKAEMLGIKEIYIDDLREEFIRDFVFPMFRANAVYEGIYLLGTSIARPLISKRLIEIAHETGADAIAHGATGKGNDQVRFELSAYALDPDIKVIAPWRDWTFKSRTDLIDFAQKHQIPVPKDKHGEAPFSVDANMLHSSSEGKVLEDPWEEAPEYVHMRTVSPMDAPDAVTEITIGFERGDAVSLNGENLSPATLFARLNDLGRDNGIGRIDLVENRFVGMKSRGVYETPGGTILLAAHRAMESITLDRGAAHLKDELMPRYAELIYNGFWFSPEREMLQAAIDKSQEKVTGEVRLKLYKGNIITVGRQSPYSLYSEELVTFEDDHGAYDQKDAAGFIRLNALRLRTLAKRDRSR; from the coding sequence ATGGCAAAGAACGACATCAAGAAGGTGGTGCTCGCCTATTCCGGCGGTCTCGACACCTCGATCATCCTGAAGTGGCTCCAGACGGAGTACGGCTGCGAGGTGGTGACCTTCACCGCCGATCTCGGCCAGGGCGAGGAGCTGGAGCCGGCGCGCCGCAAGGCCGAGATGCTCGGCATCAAGGAGATCTACATCGACGATCTGCGCGAGGAGTTCATCCGCGATTTCGTCTTTCCGATGTTCCGCGCCAATGCCGTCTACGAGGGCATCTATCTGCTCGGCACCTCGATCGCGCGGCCGCTGATTTCCAAGCGCCTGATCGAGATCGCGCATGAGACCGGCGCCGACGCCATCGCCCATGGCGCCACCGGCAAGGGCAACGACCAGGTGCGCTTCGAGCTCTCCGCCTATGCGCTGGACCCCGATATCAAGGTGATCGCCCCGTGGCGCGACTGGACCTTCAAGTCGCGCACCGACCTCATCGATTTCGCCCAGAAGCACCAGATTCCGGTGCCCAAGGACAAGCACGGCGAGGCACCGTTCTCGGTCGATGCCAACATGCTGCACTCGTCCTCGGAAGGCAAAGTGCTCGAGGATCCATGGGAAGAGGCGCCGGAATACGTGCACATGCGCACCGTCTCGCCGATGGATGCGCCCGATGCCGTCACCGAGATCACCATCGGCTTCGAGCGCGGCGACGCGGTGTCGCTCAATGGCGAAAATCTGTCGCCGGCGACCCTCTTCGCCCGGCTCAACGACCTGGGCCGCGACAATGGCATCGGCCGGATCGATCTGGTGGAAAACCGCTTCGTCGGCATGAAGTCGCGCGGCGTCTACGAGACGCCGGGCGGCACCATCCTGCTTGCCGCGCATCGCGCGATGGAGTCCATCACGCTGGATCGCGGCGCGGCGCATCTCAAGGACGAGCTGATGCCGCGCTACGCGGAGCTCATCTACAACGGCTTCTGGTTCTCGCCCGAGCGCGAGATGCTCCAGGCGGCGATCGACAAGAGCCAGGAGAAGGTCACCGGCGAGGTGCGGCTGAAGCTCTACAAGGGCAACATCATCACCGTCGGCCGCCAGTCGCCCTATTCGCTCTACTCCGAGGAACTCGTGACCTTCGAGGACGACCACGGCGCCTACGACCAGAAGGACGCGGCCGGCTTCATCCGGCTGAACGCCCTGCGCCTCAGGACGCTCGCCAAACGCGACCGCAGCCGGTAA
- a CDS encoding cupin domain-containing protein: protein MIDPSLSAADVVRLLDLAPHPEGGHYRETFRDPATDAAGRARSTAIYYLLEAGEVSAWHRVDAVEVWHWHAGGPLALTISENGHDARALHLGVDFAAHQRPQAVVPAGAWQTAESLGRWTLVGCTVAPGFEFSGFELAPPDWRPTPR, encoded by the coding sequence ATGATCGATCCGTCTCTCTCCGCCGCCGATGTCGTGCGCCTTCTCGACCTCGCCCCCCATCCGGAAGGCGGGCATTATCGCGAGACCTTTCGCGATCCCGCGACCGACGCGGCGGGGCGGGCGCGCTCGACGGCGATCTACTATCTTCTGGAGGCGGGCGAGGTGTCGGCCTGGCACCGGGTCGATGCGGTGGAGGTCTGGCACTGGCATGCGGGCGGGCCGCTGGCGCTCACGATCTCGGAGAACGGGCATGACGCGCGCGCCCTGCATCTGGGCGTCGATTTCGCCGCGCATCAGCGTCCGCAGGCCGTGGTGCCGGCCGGTGCCTGGCAGACGGCGGAAAGCCTCGGCCGCTGGACGCTGGTCGGCTGCACGGTCGCGCCCGGCTTCGAGTTTTCCGGCTTCGAACTCGCTCCGCCCGACTGGCGGCCGACGCCGCGCTGA
- the gloB gene encoding hydroxyacylglutathione hydrolase, translating into MTTARVEVRQFSCLSDNFGVLIHVPETGGTIAVDVPDAAPYRAVLAETGWRLTDILVTHHHWDHVQGLGELKSETGARAVGPEMSRERIEGLDETVGDGDEITVAGLGFRAIATPGHTLDQISWWAPQAGLAHTGDTLFALGCGRIFEGDAAMMWASLDKLATLLPPETTVYCGHEYTLANARFAVTVDPDNAELAARAEEIERLRGDGQATLPTTMAAELATNPFLRARDPAIRRHLGLEGASDAEVFAEIRRRKDSF; encoded by the coding sequence ATGACGACAGCGCGGGTCGAGGTGCGGCAGTTTTCCTGCCTGAGCGACAATTTCGGCGTCCTGATCCATGTGCCGGAGACCGGCGGCACGATCGCCGTCGACGTGCCCGACGCGGCCCCCTATCGGGCCGTCCTGGCGGAGACCGGATGGCGGCTCACCGACATTCTCGTCACCCACCATCACTGGGATCACGTCCAGGGTCTGGGCGAGCTGAAGAGCGAGACGGGCGCGCGCGCCGTCGGGCCCGAGATGTCGCGCGAGCGAATCGAGGGGCTCGACGAGACTGTCGGCGACGGCGACGAGATCACGGTCGCGGGGCTCGGTTTCCGCGCCATCGCCACGCCGGGGCACACGCTCGACCAGATCTCCTGGTGGGCGCCGCAGGCGGGGCTCGCCCATACCGGCGACACGCTCTTCGCGCTCGGCTGCGGGCGGATCTTCGAGGGCGATGCGGCGATGATGTGGGCCTCGCTCGACAAGCTCGCGACGCTCCTGCCGCCGGAGACCACCGTCTATTGCGGCCATGAGTACACGCTGGCCAACGCCCGCTTCGCCGTCACGGTCGATCCCGACAACGCGGAGCTCGCCGCGCGCGCCGAGGAGATCGAGCGCCTGCGCGGCGACGGGCAAGCCACATTGCCGACGACCATGGCGGCGGAGCTCGCCACCAATCCCTTCCTGCGCGCCCGCGATCCCGCGATCCGCCGGCATCTCGGCCTGGAAGGCGCCTCGGACGCGGAGGTCTTCGCGGAGATCCGCCGGCGCAAGGACAGCTTCTGA